A single window of Rhodococcus jostii RHA1 DNA harbors:
- a CDS encoding adenylate/guanylate cyclase domain-containing protein: MDPPAVRYVQRDGHALAYQVVGAGERDVVWLFEINMHLDLMWTDPQIHYLMERGSTFARTVYFQQRGLGLSDPVEHLPTLEQQADDIVAIMDEVGMRQAVLVGVASGSGAVALVAARSPERVTGVVLIQPFAERLLGGDHDPSGWSDAERDNFVDGWRAAARNWGSGGTVPLWDPREDSAFNRRLMAMLERSSATPAVAQAHLEWIFRLDYSDTLPSIQCPARAILVPGSPVPVAAAQYVADRIPGGSFHLLPPSPPGASLGEAWKPIIDHVEQLATGGHPASDAGRYLASVLFTDVVGSTEVLARIGDAAYRDLRAAHEWQVRDEVEKAGGRLLNVAGDGTFSIFDGPASAVRCARAVVDGAAELGLEVRAGIHTGQVERNGPDVSGMTVHIGARIGATARAGEVLVSRTVRDLVVGSGLRFADAGEHDLKGVPDRWPLYSLTDADHAPRTVPRLAPKLGMIDQAILRTAKRAPQALRALVGAANARQRRLSR; this comes from the coding sequence ATGGACCCACCGGCAGTCCGCTACGTGCAGCGGGACGGACATGCGCTGGCATACCAGGTGGTGGGCGCGGGTGAACGCGACGTGGTGTGGCTGTTCGAGATCAACATGCACCTCGACCTCATGTGGACGGACCCGCAGATCCACTACCTGATGGAACGGGGCAGCACGTTTGCCCGCACGGTGTACTTCCAGCAGCGGGGGCTGGGGTTGTCCGACCCGGTCGAACATCTGCCGACACTCGAGCAGCAGGCCGACGACATCGTCGCGATCATGGACGAGGTTGGGATGCGGCAGGCCGTGCTGGTCGGGGTGGCCAGCGGGAGCGGTGCCGTCGCACTCGTCGCCGCCCGCTCACCGGAACGGGTCACCGGCGTCGTCCTGATCCAGCCGTTCGCAGAACGCCTCCTGGGCGGTGACCACGATCCCTCCGGCTGGAGCGACGCCGAACGCGACAACTTCGTCGACGGGTGGCGAGCGGCCGCGCGGAACTGGGGGTCGGGCGGCACGGTACCCCTGTGGGATCCCCGGGAGGACTCGGCGTTCAACCGTCGGCTGATGGCGATGCTCGAACGCAGTTCCGCGACACCTGCGGTCGCACAGGCCCACCTGGAGTGGATCTTCCGGCTCGACTACTCCGACACGTTGCCGTCCATCCAATGCCCGGCGCGGGCGATACTGGTCCCCGGTAGTCCGGTGCCGGTGGCCGCCGCGCAGTACGTCGCGGACCGCATCCCGGGCGGCAGTTTCCACCTGTTGCCGCCGTCGCCTCCCGGCGCGTCGCTCGGGGAGGCGTGGAAGCCGATCATCGACCACGTCGAGCAGTTGGCCACCGGTGGGCACCCGGCATCCGACGCCGGCCGATACCTGGCCTCCGTACTGTTCACGGACGTCGTCGGGTCCACCGAGGTGCTCGCGCGGATCGGCGACGCCGCCTACCGCGACCTCCGGGCCGCGCACGAGTGGCAGGTCCGCGACGAGGTCGAGAAGGCAGGTGGTCGCCTCCTCAACGTCGCCGGCGACGGCACCTTCAGCATCTTCGACGGTCCCGCGTCCGCGGTCCGGTGCGCGCGGGCGGTCGTCGACGGCGCCGCCGAACTCGGACTCGAGGTGCGGGCCGGCATCCACACGGGGCAGGTCGAGCGCAACGGTCCCGACGTCAGCGGGATGACCGTCCACATCGGCGCGCGCATCGGAGCGACGGCCCGCGCCGGGGAAGTGCTGGTGTCACGTACCGTGCGCGATCTCGTGGTGGGGTCGGGACTGCGGTTCGCCGACGCCGGGGAACACGACCTCAAGGGCGTGCCCGACCGCTGGCCCCTCTACTCCCTCACCGACGCGGACCACGCGCCCCGGACCGTTCCGCGACTCGCGCCGAAGCTGGGGATGATCGACCAGGCCATCCTGCGCACCGCGAAGCGGGCGCCGCAGGCACTGCGCGCGCTCGTCGGCGCCGCCAACGCGAGGCAGCGCCGGCTGTCCCGCTGA
- a CDS encoding response regulator encodes MIRLLLADDHAIVRAGLRALLEHEDDIEVVGEAATADTAVALCATTPVDLVLMDLRFGAGTSGVDATRNLRSLPNPPHVLVVTNYDTDADILDAVAAGAAGYLLKDTPPPELLAAVRAASAGDSVLSPAVASKLMTRVRRPATSLSPREIQVLTLVAAGRSNREIGKELFLSETTVKSHLVHIFGKLGVKSRTSAIARARELGTIPR; translated from the coding sequence ATGATCCGACTACTGCTCGCCGACGACCACGCGATCGTTCGCGCGGGCCTGCGCGCCCTCCTCGAGCACGAGGACGACATCGAGGTGGTCGGCGAGGCTGCCACCGCCGACACCGCCGTGGCGTTGTGCGCGACGACTCCGGTCGACCTCGTGCTCATGGACCTCCGGTTCGGCGCCGGCACCTCGGGCGTGGACGCCACCCGGAACCTGCGGTCTCTGCCGAACCCACCGCACGTGCTGGTCGTCACCAACTACGACACGGACGCCGACATCCTCGACGCGGTCGCGGCCGGCGCCGCGGGGTATCTCCTGAAGGACACTCCCCCGCCCGAACTCCTCGCCGCCGTTCGCGCGGCGTCGGCCGGCGACAGCGTCCTCTCCCCCGCCGTGGCGTCGAAACTGATGACGCGTGTACGCCGACCTGCCACCAGCCTCAGCCCACGGGAGATCCAGGTTCTGACGTTGGTGGCTGCCGGGCGATCCAATCGGGAGATCGGTAAGGAACTCTTTCTCTCCGAGACGACCGTGAAGTCCCATCTCGTCCACATCTTCGGCAAACTCGGCGTCAAGTCCCGGACCTCCGCAATCGCCAGGGCCCGCGAGTTGGGCACCATCCCCAGGTGA
- a CDS encoding acyl-CoA synthetase — MNEDTTRARQQSIGDIPRRSAARFPDKLAVVHRDVRLTFAEFDTLIDRVAAALHSEGLTRGDRLALLSHNCWQYAVLNFATARLGVVLVPVNFMLTGGEIAYILDDCAADAFVVEDALVPVAEKALAESKGSVRVRATIPLGDTATPGGWRSLRDWAEGEFGSPPEVFVADDDVVRIMYTSGTESRPKGAMLTSRSLMWQYISCIVTGGMSSDDVEVHALPLYHCAQLDNFLSTDIYLGATSIIVDGPDPQVLLRTIEAEQVTNLFCPPTVWISLLQSPEFATTDLRSLRKGYYGASPLPVEILREMNRRLPGIRLWNFYGQTEMASLATALGPEDQETRGGSAGKPALNVETRIVDDRDLPLPAGEVGEIVHRSPHATVGYLGQPEKTAEAFAGGWFHSGDLGYLDEDGYLWVVDRKKDMIKTGGENVATREVEETLYELDGVGEAAVFAVPHPRWIEAVAAVVVPAAGVELDEKDVVEHCRGRLAGYKVPKYVIVADSLPKNPSGKILKRVLRDTFGSIAQD, encoded by the coding sequence GTGAACGAGGACACCACGCGCGCCCGGCAGCAGAGCATCGGCGACATTCCGCGGCGGTCCGCGGCGCGTTTCCCGGACAAGCTCGCCGTGGTGCACCGCGACGTCCGGCTCACGTTCGCCGAATTCGACACGCTGATCGACAGGGTCGCGGCGGCCCTGCACTCCGAGGGGTTGACGCGCGGCGACCGGCTCGCGTTGTTGTCGCACAACTGCTGGCAGTACGCGGTGCTGAACTTCGCAACCGCCCGGCTCGGTGTGGTTCTCGTGCCGGTCAACTTCATGCTGACCGGCGGGGAGATCGCATACATCCTCGACGACTGCGCAGCCGACGCGTTCGTCGTCGAGGACGCCCTGGTGCCCGTTGCCGAGAAGGCGCTCGCGGAATCGAAGGGAAGCGTCCGGGTGCGGGCGACCATCCCGCTCGGCGATACGGCCACACCGGGTGGCTGGCGTTCGTTGAGGGACTGGGCGGAGGGTGAATTCGGTTCGCCGCCCGAGGTGTTCGTGGCAGACGACGACGTGGTCCGCATCATGTACACGTCGGGCACCGAATCACGGCCCAAGGGCGCGATGCTCACCAGCCGGTCGCTGATGTGGCAGTACATCAGCTGCATCGTCACCGGCGGCATGAGCAGCGACGACGTGGAGGTGCACGCGCTGCCGCTGTACCACTGCGCTCAGCTCGACAACTTCCTCAGCACCGACATCTATCTCGGCGCGACGAGCATCATCGTCGACGGGCCCGACCCGCAGGTGTTGCTCCGCACCATCGAGGCCGAGCAGGTGACCAACCTGTTCTGCCCGCCGACGGTGTGGATCTCGCTGCTGCAGTCACCCGAGTTCGCGACCACCGACCTGCGTTCGCTGCGCAAGGGCTACTACGGCGCGTCGCCGCTGCCGGTGGAGATCCTGCGCGAAATGAACCGCCGGTTGCCGGGTATCCGGTTGTGGAACTTCTACGGGCAGACGGAAATGGCGTCACTCGCGACGGCTCTCGGGCCGGAAGATCAAGAGACGCGCGGTGGTTCGGCAGGCAAACCCGCTCTCAACGTGGAGACACGCATCGTCGACGACCGGGACCTGCCGCTTCCGGCGGGCGAGGTCGGCGAGATCGTGCACCGCAGCCCGCACGCCACCGTCGGCTATCTGGGACAACCCGAGAAGACCGCGGAAGCATTCGCGGGCGGGTGGTTCCACTCCGGCGACCTCGGCTACCTCGACGAGGACGGCTACCTGTGGGTGGTCGACCGCAAGAAGGACATGATCAAGACCGGCGGGGAGAACGTCGCGACCCGGGAGGTCGAGGAAACACTCTACGAACTCGACGGCGTCGGTGAGGCCGCCGTGTTCGCGGTGCCGCACCCACGGTGGATCGAAGCGGTCGCCGCGGTCGTGGTCCCCGCCGCCGGCGTCGAACTCGACGAGAAAGACGTCGTGGAGCATTGCCGCGGACGACTCGCCGGATACAAGGTGCCCAAGTACGTGATCGTCGCCGACTCCCTCCCGAAGAACCCGAGCGGCAAGATCCTCAAACGCGTTCTCCGAGACACATTCGGTTCCATTGCCCAAGACTGA
- a CDS encoding MFS transporter, translating into MPTDSNTQRAGKPRAARASFAAAISTSLEWYDFFIYATAAALVFNATFFATDSQVVAALNSFATVAVGFIARPIGGVLAGHFGDKVGRKPVLVAAIVMMAVATSLIGLVPNTQLVWLAPTILVTLRICQGLAVGAQWGGAVLLATENAPAGRRGFYGSFAQLGVPIGVVLGNVVFLVITAVFDSESFLAWAWRIPFWISLVMLPVAFVIHRYLEETPEFQELSKKLAEAPVARKSPILQVLRNNPGTVLTAAGANAIGVIFFYTMITGSVQFATTYLGIERSTVLGFILAACVLMIPLVPLAGYLSDIYGRKLIFGIGTAGMLLWGIPMWLMIGHSSQGTLWPFALAVFGAVIVMSFQTGTQGTLFAELFPPEIRFSGASLGYQISAIIGGFSPMVMVLLINGDASNAWRVGAFLAGAGAVGLLCLVTIVRKYSKPGIQQAARQSTVAV; encoded by the coding sequence ATGCCCACCGATTCGAACACACAACGCGCGGGCAAGCCCCGGGCCGCGCGCGCCTCGTTCGCGGCCGCCATCTCGACCTCACTCGAGTGGTACGACTTCTTCATCTACGCGACCGCCGCCGCGCTCGTCTTCAACGCCACGTTCTTCGCGACCGACAGCCAGGTCGTCGCCGCCCTCAACTCGTTCGCCACGGTGGCGGTCGGCTTCATCGCCCGGCCGATCGGCGGCGTCCTCGCCGGGCACTTCGGCGACAAGGTGGGGCGCAAACCGGTACTCGTCGCGGCCATCGTCATGATGGCCGTCGCGACCTCGCTGATCGGCCTCGTGCCCAACACCCAGCTCGTGTGGCTCGCACCGACGATCCTCGTGACCCTGCGGATCTGCCAGGGCCTCGCCGTCGGAGCGCAATGGGGCGGTGCCGTCCTCCTCGCCACCGAGAACGCCCCCGCCGGACGTCGCGGGTTCTACGGCAGCTTCGCGCAGCTCGGCGTGCCCATCGGCGTCGTGCTCGGAAACGTCGTCTTCCTGGTCATCACAGCGGTATTCGACTCCGAGTCGTTCCTCGCGTGGGCGTGGCGCATCCCGTTCTGGATCAGCCTCGTGATGCTTCCGGTCGCCTTCGTCATCCACCGCTACCTGGAGGAGACACCCGAGTTCCAGGAACTGTCGAAGAAGCTCGCCGAAGCTCCGGTCGCGCGGAAGTCGCCGATCCTGCAGGTGCTGCGCAACAATCCCGGCACCGTGCTCACCGCGGCCGGCGCGAACGCCATCGGCGTCATCTTCTTCTACACGATGATCACAGGGTCCGTGCAGTTCGCCACCACGTACCTCGGGATCGAACGCTCAACTGTGCTCGGCTTCATCCTCGCCGCCTGCGTTCTGATGATTCCGCTGGTCCCGCTGGCCGGATACCTCTCCGACATCTACGGCCGGAAGCTGATCTTCGGAATCGGCACCGCCGGGATGCTGCTGTGGGGAATCCCCATGTGGCTCATGATCGGACACTCGAGCCAGGGCACGCTGTGGCCGTTCGCGCTCGCCGTCTTCGGCGCCGTGATCGTCATGTCGTTCCAGACCGGAACGCAGGGAACGCTGTTCGCGGAACTGTTCCCGCCCGAGATCCGATTCTCCGGTGCCTCCCTCGGTTACCAGATCTCCGCCATCATCGGCGGCTTCTCACCGATGGTCATGGTGCTGCTCATCAACGGCGACGCGTCCAACGCCTGGCGCGTCGGCGCGTTCCTCGCCGGCGCCGGGGCGGTCGGGTTGCTCTGCCTCGTCACGATCGTCCGCAAGTACTCGAAGCCCGGCATCCAGCAGGCGGCCCGCCAGTCCACCGTGGCGGTGTGA
- a CDS encoding sensor histidine kinase — protein sequence MDAGFARVDKLGGVHRSPLTPVFAGLQLGLHALIAALTAVVILRAVLPDAPQAPAIVVLSVAFLAVYAVGATRRLRGTWWLAALTALWVALMVLAPDAAYLAFGLFFLYLHLLPRRWGVLAVAAATVVAVVGTGMHRGWSVAGVVGPVIGACVAVAIGLGYRALYREAVERDRLIGELTRTRAELAEQERAAGSLAERERLAREIHDTVAQDLSSIQMLLHAAERAAPDHPARDRIRLARETAADSLAETRQLIGDLTPAVLDGQSLADALARICTQARSDTFDTIAVVEGEPVRLPMPVEAALVRIAQGAVSNVVRHAHSSRMAVTLTYYEDAVRLDVVDDGIGFDAELLDREPSKAFGLNSIRRRVELLDGSMSVESEPGLTAVAVSFPLEVGA from the coding sequence ATGGATGCCGGGTTCGCTCGCGTCGATAAGCTGGGCGGGGTGCACCGCTCCCCTCTCACACCCGTGTTCGCGGGACTCCAATTGGGACTGCATGCGCTGATCGCGGCGCTCACTGCAGTCGTGATCTTGCGCGCCGTCCTTCCGGACGCACCGCAGGCACCGGCGATCGTGGTGCTGTCGGTGGCGTTCCTCGCGGTGTACGCGGTGGGAGCGACGCGTCGGCTGCGCGGGACGTGGTGGCTCGCAGCGCTGACGGCACTGTGGGTGGCGCTGATGGTCCTCGCCCCCGACGCCGCCTATCTCGCGTTCGGGCTGTTCTTCCTGTACCTGCATCTGCTGCCGCGACGCTGGGGAGTCCTTGCGGTCGCAGCCGCGACCGTCGTGGCGGTCGTGGGTACCGGAATGCACCGCGGCTGGAGCGTCGCGGGTGTCGTCGGTCCGGTGATCGGTGCGTGCGTCGCGGTGGCGATCGGCCTCGGCTACCGGGCGTTGTACAGGGAGGCCGTCGAACGCGATCGCCTCATCGGCGAATTGACCCGAACCCGAGCCGAACTCGCCGAGCAGGAACGTGCCGCCGGCTCCCTGGCCGAACGTGAGCGGCTCGCACGCGAGATCCACGACACCGTCGCGCAGGATCTGTCGAGCATTCAGATGCTGCTCCACGCCGCCGAGCGCGCGGCCCCCGACCACCCCGCCCGGGACCGTATCCGATTGGCGCGGGAGACGGCCGCCGACAGCCTCGCCGAAACCCGGCAGCTCATCGGTGATCTCACACCCGCCGTCCTCGACGGGCAGTCACTCGCGGACGCGCTCGCGCGGATCTGCACGCAGGCGAGGAGCGACACGTTCGACACCATTGCCGTGGTCGAGGGGGAGCCGGTGCGGTTGCCGATGCCCGTCGAGGCGGCGTTGGTGCGGATTGCACAGGGTGCGGTGTCGAACGTGGTCCGGCACGCGCATTCATCCCGGATGGCGGTCACTCTCACCTACTACGAGGACGCGGTCCGGTTGGACGTCGTCGACGACGGCATCGGCTTCGATGCCGAACTCCTCGACCGTGAACCGTCGAAAGCGTTCGGGCTGAATTCGATTCGCCGTCGCGTCGAGCTGCTCGACGGGTCGATGTCGGTCGAGTCGGAACCAGGACTGACCGCGGTCGCGGTGTCCTTCCCGCTCGAGGTCGGCGCATGA